From the Cystobacter ferrugineus genome, the window GGTGCTGGTGGAGGGCGAGGGCTTGCGGCTCACCAGCGAGCGGCTGGAGGCGGCGGGCCGCTCGTGGCGGTTGGAGGAGCTGCGCGGCTTTGGCACGCGGCGCGAGTCCCCGGGGCTGTGGCTGCCGCTCGGCGTGGGGGGGAGCGCGGCGCTGCTGGTGCCGGGACTGCTGTTGCAGCCGGGCTCGTTCCGGGTGACGGCCGCGCTGGTGGTGGCCACGCTGCTCGTCTTCGCCGCCATCGCCCGGGTGGTGGCCGCCGCGGACACCTACCGGCTGCTGGTGCGCACCGCCGAGGGGGAGCGTCAGGTGTGGTGCGGACAGGATCACCAGCTCCTCGCGCGGGTGGTGCGCGAGCTGGGCGAGAAGCTCGCGTGTTCCGAGCCCCCGCGCCCGGCACCGGTGCCCCGGCTCGTCCTCGTGCGCTGACACGGGCCGCGCGAAGGCGTGTCGGGTGGGCGGCGCGGGGCGTGCCCTCCGGGGAGGGGTCTCGTCGAGGCGCTCCG encodes:
- a CDS encoding DUF6232 family protein; its protein translation is MRQHESGQGTRARPVLRLVPSLPPPALTGEQVLVEGEGLRLTSERLEAAGRSWRLEELRGFGTRRESPGLWLPLGVGGSAALLVPGLLLQPGSFRVTAALVVATLLVFAAIARVVAAADTYRLLVRTAEGERQVWCGQDHQLLARVVRELGEKLACSEPPRPAPVPRLVLVR